In Drosophila biarmipes strain raj3 unplaced genomic scaffold, RU_DBia_V1.1 ptg000008l, whole genome shotgun sequence, one DNA window encodes the following:
- the LOC127011764 gene encoding uncharacterized protein LOC127011764 — protein MDTSGGGRRVGQGTSFVKGGRGVRSKVGPKIRRILPGHGFCVTSNLQNTAREHKEREDHPRERVETTTNTEHKRAATSRYGRQKPTVKSQRTRGKGSKDSSKDTQRTRGKGSKDSSKDTQKYKEHVKDKSGKERTKVSKDLIRTGSSSLPKEGGSRNN, from the exons atggacaccagcggtgggggacgtcgtgtgggccaaggtacatcatttgtcaaag gtggccgaggggttcgcagcaaagttggccccaagatacgacggatcttaccaggtcacggattttgcgtcaccagtaatctgcaaaatacggcacgtgaacacaaagaaagagaggaccatccacgtgagcgagttgaaacaacaacaaacacagaacacaagcgagcagctacaagcagatacggtagacaaaagcCAACAGTAAAGtctcaaaggacacgaggaaaagggtccaaggatagctccaaggatacccaaaggacacgaggaaaagggtccaaggatagctccaaggatacccaaaagtacaaggaacacgtcaaggataaaagtggaaaggaacgaaccaaggtctccaaggatttgattaggactggcagcagcagtctgccgaaggaagggggaagtcggaacaactaa